A window of the Pirellulales bacterium genome harbors these coding sequences:
- a CDS encoding sigma-54 dependent transcriptional regulator, with translation MSPAAEVDSAAIKAADIHVLIVDNDSVHAHTVAESLQRVGFQCEVATSGTQGVQMLTDNSYEVVITDLKMADIDGLELLKRTKQSLPEAEVILATGHATVASAVLAMQQGAFNYLQKPLDLAQLRVVTEKAAEAARLRKTNEELNRRLDEKFGFEGVVGSSPQMNAVIERLRRIAPTDASVLITGETGTGKELVAQAIHQNSPRKAKPFVALNCAALSENILESELFGHVKGAFTDASTDRVGKFEYAHGGTLFLDEVGDMPPATQIKLLRVLESGEITRVGSNDLIKVNVRILSATNRNLEDVIAAGTFRSDLYHRLKVVTIGLPRLVERAQDIPLLIEHFIRQFAKRHHKQIKSMSLAARVKLMNYNWPGNVRELRNTIESMIVVDFDGVLDVDDLPMEFVGPVASGATATDGSGEGSVATAAVLSLVGKRLE, from the coding sequence ATGTCACCAGCTGCCGAAGTTGACTCCGCTGCCATTAAGGCTGCCGATATTCACGTGCTCATTGTCGACAACGACTCGGTCCACGCGCATACCGTGGCCGAAAGCCTTCAACGCGTAGGTTTCCAGTGCGAAGTGGCTACGTCCGGCACGCAAGGCGTGCAAATGCTTACCGATAACTCCTACGAGGTGGTCATCACCGATTTGAAAATGGCCGATATCGACGGCTTGGAGTTGCTCAAACGGACGAAGCAGTCGTTGCCGGAAGCCGAGGTGATTTTGGCTACCGGGCATGCCACCGTGGCATCGGCCGTTTTGGCCATGCAGCAAGGGGCCTTCAACTATTTGCAAAAACCGCTCGATTTGGCCCAATTGCGCGTGGTTACTGAAAAGGCGGCGGAAGCGGCCCGGCTGCGGAAAACCAATGAAGAACTGAACCGTCGGCTGGACGAGAAATTCGGCTTTGAAGGCGTAGTTGGCTCCAGCCCACAAATGAATGCCGTCATCGAGCGACTGCGGCGAATTGCTCCGACCGATGCCAGCGTGCTGATTACGGGCGAAACGGGCACGGGCAAGGAACTGGTGGCGCAGGCAATTCACCAAAATAGTCCGCGCAAAGCCAAGCCGTTTGTGGCGCTCAATTGCGCCGCTTTAAGCGAGAACATTCTAGAAAGCGAGCTGTTCGGCCACGTGAAGGGTGCGTTTACCGACGCCTCAACGGATCGAGTGGGAAAATTCGAGTATGCCCATGGCGGCACGTTGTTTTTGGACGAAGTGGGCGATATGCCGCCAGCGACGCAAATTAAATTGCTACGGGTGCTGGAGAGCGGTGAGATTACGCGCGTGGGCAGCAACGACCTCATTAAAGTCAACGTGCGAATTTTGTCGGCCACCAATCGGAATTTGGAAGACGTGATTGCAGCCGGCACGTTCCGGAGTGATTTGTACCATCGTCTGAAGGTGGTAACGATTGGCTTGCCGCGATTGGTGGAACGAGCCCAGGATATTCCGCTGCTCATCGAGCATTTCATCCGCCAGTTCGCCAAGCGACACCATAAACAGATTAAAAGCATGTCGCTGGCTGCGCGAGTCAAACTGATGAATTACAATTGGCCCGGCAATGTGCGGGAGTTGCGGAACACCATCGAAAGCATGATCGTTGTCGATTTTGACGGCGTGCTAGATGTCGATGATTTGCCGATGGAGTTCGTCGGGCCAGTGGCGTCTGGAGCAACTGCTACCGACGGCAGCGGTGAAGGAAGCGTGGCCACAGCCGCCGTGTTATCGCTGGTAGGCAAGCGGCTGGAGGA